The Macrotis lagotis isolate mMagLag1 chromosome 6, bilby.v1.9.chrom.fasta, whole genome shotgun sequence genome includes a window with the following:
- the FAM43A gene encoding protein FAM43A, with amino-acid sequence MLPWKRSKVELIAEDPGRAAKAKGYAGSLRYSALTSLARACPESALARVGSMFRSRRKKVQISREAPSYGVLYLGNASTLQARGEGCTDLAVGKIWAKSQAGRQGTKMRLSISAQGVRLVPADGAAPPRPGHLYLLHRVTCGAAAPRLPRVFAWVYRHELKHKAVMLRCHAVLASRAAQAQAMALLLYQTSAAALAEFKRLKRRDDARHQQRPAGGPGAPPPPLRRLLRPGPGCYKPPVERSRGAPKLGPITEDPLGEQREQQGPEPPSPDAGGREQDWERARAWDLDRDQDEPALDGDTDADADTDTDTDTDTDGPSDPGRPELSGLLGQLGQLSIGHDARSLRADLRLTRRLSGESTGSESSVESGCRDSGGSPGLANGLEDAGPEPGPG; translated from the coding sequence ATGCTGCCCTGGAAGAGGAGCAAAGTGGAGCTGATCGCGGAGGACCCCGGGCGGGCGGCCAAGGCCAAGGGCTACGCGGGGAGCCTCCGCTACTCGGCGCTGACCTCGCTGGCCCGGGCGTGCCCCGAGAGCGCGCTGGCGCGGGTGGGCAGCATGTTCCGCTCGCGGCGCAAGAAGGTGCAGATCAGCCGCGAGGCGCCCAGCTACGGGGTGCTCTACCTGGGCAACGCCAGCACGCTGCAGGCGCGCGGCGAGGGCTGCACCGACCTGGCGGTGGGCAAGATCTGGGCCAAGAGCCAGGCGGGCCGCCAGGGCACCAAGATGCGGCTGAGCATCAGCGCGCAGGGCGTGCGCCTGGTGCCCGCCGACGGCGCGGCCCCGCCGCGGCCCGGCCACCTCTACCTGCTGCACCGCGTCACCTGCGGCGCGGCCGCCCCGCGCCTGCCCCGCGTCTTCGCCTGGGTCTACCGGCACGAGCTGAAGCACAAGGCCGTGATGCTGCGCTGCCACGCCGTGCTGGCCTCGCGGGCCGCCCAGGCGCAGGCCATGGCGCTGCTGCTGTACCAGACGTCGGCCGCCGCCCTGGCCGAGTTCAAGCGGCTCAAGCGGCGCGACGACGCGCGCCACCAGCAGCGGCCGGCCGGGGGTCCCGGCGCGCCTCCCCCGCCGCTGCGCCGCCTGCTGCGGCCCGGGCCCGGCTGCTACAAGCCGCCCGTCGAGCGCAGCCGCGGCGCGCCCAAGCTGGGCCCCATCACCGAGGACCCGCTGGGCGAGCAGCGGGAGCAGCAGGGCCCGGAGCCGCCGAGCCCCGACGCCGGGGGCCGGGAGCAGGACTGGGAGCGGGCCCGGGCCTGGGACCTGGACCGGGATCAGGACGAGCCGGCCCTGGACGGAGACACGGACGCGGACGCGGACACCGACACCGACACGGACACGGACACGGACGGCCCCTCGGACCCGGGGCGGCCGGAGCTCTCCGGACTCCTCGGCCAGCTCGGCCAGCTCAGCATCGGCCACGACGCGCGCAGCCTGCGGGCCGACCTGCGCCTCACCCGGCGGCTGTCGGGCGAGAGCACGGGCAGCGAGAGCTCCGTGGAGAGCGGCTGCCGGGACTCGGGGGGCTCGCCGGGCCTGGCCAACGGCCTGGAAGACGCGGGTCCGGAGCCCGGCCCGGGCTGA